The Opitutales bacterium ASA1 genome window below encodes:
- a CDS encoding FAD-dependent oxidoreductase has product MDLVTGTPFWKHLDGQPHAYPPLRDEVSCEVLVIGGGISGALVAHALVEAGIETILVDRRDVGTGSTAASTALLQYEPDMPLWRLARLHGEADAVRCYHVCRDTLDDIRTLSRSLGACPDPAFTAHESLKLASRPRDVGALRRECELRRTHGFDVAFVEGAQLRRETSLRHAGALLTREAASMDAFAFTHALLKRSEELGLQVFERTAVTSISQRGRTHLVHTHDRPAIHARSIVVAAGYEAAGLLGRTWGSLHSTYALATLPLPSFDGWPGNRLLWETARPYFYARRTVDDRIIVGGYDEEFRDPRARDALLPAKTAALLRKLRSLFPGIECETGYAWTGTFAETPDTLPYIGRVPGRDGVYAALGYGGNGIVFSRISAGIIRDQILGRHNPHADLFHFER; this is encoded by the coding sequence ATGGACCTCGTCACCGGCACGCCCTTCTGGAAACACCTCGACGGTCAGCCCCACGCCTATCCCCCACTTCGCGACGAAGTCTCGTGCGAGGTTCTCGTGATCGGCGGGGGGATCAGCGGCGCACTCGTCGCCCACGCCCTCGTCGAAGCCGGCATCGAGACGATTCTCGTCGATCGACGCGATGTCGGCACCGGCAGCACCGCGGCCTCGACTGCCTTGCTCCAATACGAACCCGACATGCCTCTCTGGCGTCTGGCGCGTCTCCACGGCGAAGCCGACGCCGTTCGTTGCTACCACGTGTGTCGTGACACGCTCGACGACATCCGCACCCTCTCGCGCTCCCTCGGAGCCTGCCCAGATCCGGCATTCACCGCCCACGAAAGTCTGAAGCTCGCCAGCCGTCCCCGCGATGTCGGCGCCCTGCGGCGCGAGTGCGAGTTGCGTCGCACCCACGGCTTCGACGTCGCCTTCGTCGAGGGAGCGCAGCTTCGACGAGAAACCTCCCTGCGCCACGCCGGAGCGTTGCTCACACGCGAAGCCGCCAGCATGGACGCGTTCGCCTTCACCCATGCGCTTCTGAAACGCTCCGAAGAGCTGGGTTTGCAGGTGTTCGAGCGCACCGCCGTGACCAGCATCTCGCAACGGGGAAGGACGCACCTCGTCCACACCCACGACCGTCCCGCGATCCACGCCCGCTCGATCGTGGTCGCGGCCGGCTACGAAGCCGCTGGGCTTCTCGGTCGCACCTGGGGCTCGCTCCACAGCACCTACGCGCTCGCCACGCTCCCGCTCCCCTCGTTCGACGGTTGGCCGGGCAATCGTCTGCTCTGGGAGACTGCGCGTCCCTACTTCTACGCCCGCCGCACCGTCGACGACCGGATCATCGTCGGCGGATACGACGAGGAGTTTCGCGATCCGAGAGCGCGCGATGCCCTTCTCCCAGCCAAGACCGCCGCTCTCTTGCGCAAACTCCGCAGCCTCTTCCCCGGCATCGAGTGCGAGACTGGTTACGCATGGACCGGCACGTTCGCGGAGACGCCCGACACGCTGCCCTACATCGGCCGCGTCCCCGGCCGCGACGGCGTGTATGCGGCCCTCGGATACGGCGGCAACGGCATCGTCTTCAGCCGCATCTCCGCCGGCATCATCCGCGACCAGATCCTCGGTCGCCACAACCCGCACGCCGACCTGTTCCACTTCGAGCGTTGA
- the can gene encoding carbonate dehydratase, giving the protein MPTVDNLFENNRTWSRLRHEQDPDFFRKLERQQAPEYLWIGCSDSRVPANDIVGLLPGELFVHRNIANVVVHTDLNCLSVIQFAVDVLKVRHIIVTGHYGCSGVTAALRRQRVGLADNWLRHVQDVRDKHADRLSALPEEGRARADRLCELNVIEQVANVSLTTVVQDAWARSQPLAVHGWIYGLCDGLLHDMKTTVRRPEDAVGIPAAAVHALD; this is encoded by the coding sequence ATGCCCACGGTCGACAACCTGTTCGAAAACAACCGCACCTGGTCCCGCCTCCGCCACGAGCAAGATCCGGACTTTTTCCGCAAACTCGAGCGTCAACAAGCCCCCGAGTACCTGTGGATCGGTTGCTCCGACAGCCGCGTGCCGGCCAACGACATCGTCGGTCTCCTCCCGGGAGAACTCTTCGTCCACCGCAACATCGCCAACGTCGTCGTCCACACCGACCTCAACTGTCTCTCGGTGATCCAGTTCGCCGTCGATGTGTTGAAGGTGCGTCACATCATCGTCACCGGCCACTACGGCTGCAGCGGCGTGACCGCCGCCCTGCGACGCCAACGCGTCGGCCTCGCCGACAACTGGTTGCGGCACGTCCAAGACGTGCGCGACAAACACGCCGATCGCCTCTCCGCACTCCCCGAAGAAGGCCGTGCTCGCGCCGATCGTCTGTGCGAACTCAACGTCATCGAACAGGTCGCCAACGTCAGCCTCACCACGGTCGTCCAAGACGCGTGGGCTCGCAGTCAACCCCTCGCCGTGCACGGGTGGATCTACGGCCTTTGCGACGGCCTTCTCCACGACATGAAGACGACCGTCCGCCGTCCCGAAGACGCCGTGGGAATCCCGGCCGCTGCCGTCCACGCCCTCGATTGA
- a CDS encoding tellurite resistance TerB family protein — MPLERLFSELSGSPTAKGALGGAASGAMVAMLLNKKMRKKLTGTALTVGGAAAVAGLGYYAYQKWQQRQATPPHPSASDMRSTFGAPVASAAPTTTASAAAIPPALPPPPRVDDTLALALLQTMIAAANSDGRIDDAELARLESAVQNAGLTAAEEAKVLAALNTPPSIDTLARLPRNPEEAAELYGAAVAAIEADTPAEKFFLRRLATALKLPPDLTGRLDALA; from the coding sequence ATGCCACTCGAACGACTCTTCTCCGAACTCTCGGGATCGCCGACCGCCAAAGGCGCACTCGGCGGGGCCGCTTCCGGCGCCATGGTCGCCATGCTGCTCAACAAGAAGATGCGCAAGAAACTGACGGGAACCGCCCTCACCGTGGGTGGCGCGGCCGCCGTCGCCGGACTCGGCTACTACGCTTACCAAAAGTGGCAGCAGCGACAGGCGACTCCGCCCCACCCCTCCGCTTCCGACATGCGCTCGACGTTCGGCGCACCGGTCGCCTCCGCTGCGCCCACCACTACCGCCTCCGCTGCCGCGATCCCACCCGCTCTCCCGCCTCCGCCTCGGGTGGACGACACTCTGGCGCTCGCGTTGCTGCAGACCATGATCGCCGCCGCCAACAGCGACGGTCGCATCGACGACGCCGAACTCGCGCGCTTGGAGTCCGCCGTACAAAACGCCGGTCTCACCGCGGCCGAAGAGGCCAAGGTCCTTGCCGCCCTCAACACTCCGCCCTCGATCGACACCCTCGCACGCCTGCCTCGCAATCCCGAGGAAGCCGCCGAACTCTACGGGGCCGCCGTCGCCGCGATCGAGGCCGACACACCCGCAGAAAAGTTCTTCCTCCGCCGACTCGCGACTGCGTTGAAGCTTCCGCCCGACCTCACGGGTCGGCTCGACGCACTCGCGTAA
- a CDS encoding glycoside hydrolase family 2 protein — protein sequence MIPMTRLASLLVLCTGFVTSALVADPARTAIASLASRPTISLNGKWRAIVDPYDNGFYNYRYEAYDATGRVTGGFAQDRPHDDKRALIEYNFDTAQQLDVPGDWNSQDDRLFYYEGSLWYRRAFDAPALAAGERCFLRFGAANYRADVYLNAQKLGTHIGGFTPFDFEVTAHLRPTGNSLVVRVNNQRHRSAVPTVNTDWWNYGGLTRDVDLVVVPATFIRDYAIALARGDGDEVSVMVQLEDAKVSAEVEIEIPELGLHRTLTTDASGRASGRLSVVGIERWSPEKPRLYEVVLSSGTDRVTERMGFRTIETRGTDILLNGRSVFLRGISLHEENPLRGGRAWSADDARLLLGWAKELGCNFVRLAHYPHNDHMARTADELGLMLWEEIPVYWTIDWLNPDTLANARAQLADLIVRDRNRASVVVWSVANETPPSEPRMQFLGTLVRDARALDDTRLVSAAMEVHSDPSQPNLRIVNDAFGELTDLASFNEYVGWYDGLPEKCDQVMWRVDYQKPVFISEFGGGALAGFHADALTRFSEEFQADIYRRSIPMLQGIPQLRGMSPWILVDFRSPRRPLAEIQDGWNRKGLIGDRGERKQAFRVLQEFYRAQAAATDRSRK from the coding sequence ATGATTCCGATGACCCGCCTCGCTTCGCTCCTCGTCCTGTGCACCGGATTCGTCACGTCCGCCCTGGTCGCCGACCCCGCGCGCACCGCCATCGCGTCCCTGGCGTCGCGGCCGACCATCAGCCTCAACGGGAAATGGCGCGCGATCGTCGACCCCTACGACAACGGGTTCTACAACTACCGCTACGAAGCCTACGACGCCACCGGCCGCGTGACCGGCGGTTTCGCCCAGGACCGTCCGCACGACGACAAGCGGGCGCTCATCGAATACAACTTCGACACCGCCCAGCAGCTCGACGTGCCCGGCGACTGGAATTCGCAGGACGACCGGCTGTTCTACTACGAAGGCAGCCTCTGGTATCGCCGCGCCTTCGACGCCCCCGCGCTGGCCGCCGGCGAGCGCTGCTTCCTGCGTTTCGGTGCCGCCAACTACCGGGCCGATGTCTATCTCAATGCGCAGAAGCTCGGCACCCACATCGGCGGCTTCACGCCCTTCGACTTCGAGGTCACGGCGCACCTCAGGCCGACCGGCAACTCGCTGGTCGTGCGGGTGAACAACCAGCGCCACCGCAGCGCTGTGCCCACGGTGAACACCGACTGGTGGAACTACGGCGGCCTCACCCGCGACGTCGACCTCGTGGTGGTGCCGGCGACCTTCATCCGCGACTACGCCATAGCCCTTGCGCGTGGCGACGGGGACGAGGTGAGCGTCATGGTGCAGCTCGAGGACGCCAAGGTGTCCGCCGAGGTGGAGATCGAGATTCCGGAACTCGGCCTGCACCGGACGCTCACAACCGACGCGAGCGGCCGCGCGAGCGGTCGTCTCTCCGTCGTCGGGATCGAGCGCTGGAGCCCGGAGAAGCCGCGGCTCTACGAGGTGGTGTTGAGCAGCGGCACCGACCGCGTGACCGAGCGCATGGGGTTCCGCACCATCGAGACTCGCGGCACCGACATCCTGCTCAACGGCCGCTCCGTCTTCCTTCGCGGTATCAGCCTGCACGAGGAAAACCCCCTGCGCGGCGGCCGCGCCTGGTCGGCGGACGACGCCCGCCTGCTGCTGGGCTGGGCCAAGGAACTCGGCTGCAACTTCGTGCGCCTTGCCCATTACCCGCACAACGACCACATGGCCCGGACGGCCGACGAACTCGGTCTCATGCTGTGGGAGGAGATTCCCGTCTACTGGACCATCGACTGGCTCAACCCCGACACCCTGGCCAACGCCCGCGCCCAACTCGCCGACCTGATCGTGCGCGACCGCAACCGCGCCAGCGTGGTGGTGTGGTCGGTGGCCAACGAGACACCGCCGAGCGAGCCGCGCATGCAGTTTCTGGGCACGCTGGTGCGAGACGCTCGCGCCCTCGACGACACCCGCCTGGTCTCGGCGGCGATGGAGGTGCATTCCGATCCGTCGCAGCCGAACCTGCGCATCGTGAACGACGCTTTCGGCGAACTCACCGACCTAGCCAGCTTCAACGAATACGTGGGCTGGTACGACGGGCTGCCGGAGAAGTGCGATCAGGTGATGTGGCGCGTCGACTATCAGAAACCGGTTTTCATCAGCGAATTCGGCGGCGGCGCGCTGGCGGGTTTTCACGCCGACGCGCTCACGCGCTTCAGCGAGGAGTTCCAAGCCGACATTTACCGCCGCTCGATCCCGATGCTGCAGGGCATCCCGCAACTGCGTGGCATGTCGCCGTGGATCTTGGTCGACTTCCGTTCGCCGCGGCGCCCACTGGCGGAGATTCAGGACGGCTGGAACCGCAAGGGCCTGATCGGCGATCGGGGCGAGCGCAAGCAGGCCTTCCGCGTGTTGCAGGAGTTTTATCGGGCCCAAGCCGCGGCGACGGATCGGTCGCGCAAGTGA
- a CDS encoding glycoside hydrolase family 2 TIM barrel-domain containing protein — MADGREPRRISVPLVGPWRFLPGEAADAAYSESGDETWESVTLPHCWNGADVAAGRGDRGDPRAGYRRGPGWYRLRFHWSGVGDEGRTSRVFLRFEGASQFADVFVNGSAVGSHAGAFTAFCFEVTRVLREGDNLLAVRVDNRWSPELAPLDGDFVVFGGLYRPVRFITILGPGCIDPTVHGSPGLALTPRGVCRERAEFEVRVQLAGTKSGDEVLLRVRDGADREVACATCPIELGADHVTHPFVLLEPRLWDGLRDPHLYVVRAELWTNGTCVDIVEETFGLRTARFDPERGFLLNERVCPIRGVSRHQDRHGKGWALSDTEHIEDLGMILDMGANAVRLAHYPQAESVYAFCDRHGLLVWSEIPLVNCCRDEPGFVESTRRQLAEMIHQHRNRACVFAWGIWNELGMAEGPSPAELVRALHRLARTIDPTRETIAAGFDRTFELHPELVSLTDQVGWNQYHGWYEGAPSDLGPALDRLRALVPHKGLAVSEYGAGANPNHHLQRHLGRPDPGGDWHPEEWQGIVHEGNWAAIVERSWVWGCFVWAMFDFASAWRTEGGYRGLNDKGLVTADRGLRKDAFFFYRALWSAAPTLYLTSRRHILREEATTPVKVYSNLGDVHLTVCGRKMRAGRRDGVVWTWEEIVLEPGENTIEVVGYGIDGRCFRDSCVWTLGASSRAVALED, encoded by the coding sequence ATGGCCGACGGCCGCGAACCGCGCCGGATCTCGGTTCCGCTCGTCGGGCCTTGGCGTTTCCTGCCCGGCGAAGCCGCGGATGCAGCGTATTCGGAAAGTGGTGACGAAACGTGGGAGTCGGTCACGCTCCCGCATTGTTGGAACGGCGCAGACGTCGCGGCGGGGCGCGGTGATCGCGGTGATCCGCGTGCGGGTTACCGTCGCGGCCCCGGTTGGTATCGCTTGCGCTTCCACTGGAGCGGAGTCGGCGACGAAGGGCGGACATCGCGGGTGTTTCTTCGGTTCGAAGGAGCCTCGCAGTTCGCCGACGTGTTCGTGAACGGGAGTGCCGTCGGATCGCACGCGGGTGCGTTCACGGCGTTTTGTTTCGAGGTCACACGTGTGTTGCGCGAGGGTGACAATTTGCTCGCGGTGCGGGTGGACAACCGATGGTCGCCGGAGCTCGCTCCGCTCGATGGAGACTTTGTCGTCTTCGGTGGCCTGTATCGCCCCGTGCGGTTCATCACCATACTGGGCCCGGGTTGTATCGATCCGACGGTTCACGGTAGTCCTGGGCTCGCTCTGACGCCTCGGGGCGTGTGTCGAGAGCGGGCGGAGTTCGAGGTCCGGGTGCAACTCGCGGGCACGAAGAGCGGGGACGAGGTCCTGTTGCGTGTGCGAGACGGCGCGGATCGCGAAGTGGCGTGCGCGACGTGTCCGATCGAGCTGGGTGCGGACCACGTGACGCATCCCTTCGTGTTGCTCGAGCCGCGATTGTGGGACGGACTACGCGACCCGCATCTCTACGTCGTGCGCGCGGAACTCTGGACGAATGGGACATGCGTCGACATCGTGGAAGAGACGTTCGGATTGCGGACGGCCCGGTTCGACCCGGAGCGCGGCTTTCTGCTCAACGAGCGCGTCTGTCCGATACGAGGCGTGAGTCGCCACCAAGATCGGCACGGCAAGGGGTGGGCGTTGTCCGATACGGAACACATCGAGGATCTCGGCATGATTCTCGACATGGGTGCGAACGCGGTGCGGCTGGCGCATTACCCGCAGGCGGAAAGCGTCTACGCGTTTTGCGACCGCCATGGGTTGTTGGTCTGGTCGGAGATCCCGCTGGTCAACTGCTGCCGCGACGAGCCCGGATTCGTAGAGAGCACCCGCCGACAACTCGCGGAGATGATACATCAACATCGCAATCGAGCTTGCGTGTTCGCGTGGGGTATCTGGAACGAACTTGGCATGGCCGAAGGGCCCTCGCCGGCCGAGCTCGTTCGCGCGTTGCACCGGCTTGCACGAACCATCGATCCGACGCGGGAAACCATCGCGGCCGGCTTCGATCGGACTTTCGAGCTGCACCCAGAACTCGTCTCGCTCACCGACCAAGTGGGCTGGAACCAGTACCACGGCTGGTACGAGGGGGCACCGTCGGATCTCGGGCCGGCGCTCGATCGCCTGCGCGCGCTCGTTCCCCACAAGGGCCTCGCAGTGAGCGAATACGGAGCCGGAGCCAATCCGAACCATCACCTACAACGGCACCTCGGGAGACCCGATCCCGGTGGCGACTGGCATCCGGAGGAGTGGCAAGGGATCGTCCACGAGGGGAATTGGGCGGCCATCGTCGAGCGTTCGTGGGTGTGGGGCTGCTTCGTTTGGGCGATGTTCGACTTCGCCAGCGCCTGGCGGACGGAGGGCGGGTATCGCGGGCTCAACGACAAGGGGCTCGTCACCGCCGATCGCGGTTTGCGCAAGGACGCGTTCTTCTTCTATCGAGCGCTGTGGAGCGCTGCGCCGACGCTGTACCTCACGAGCCGTCGTCACATCCTGCGCGAGGAGGCGACCACGCCCGTGAAGGTGTATTCGAATCTCGGAGACGTCCACCTGACCGTGTGCGGGCGGAAGATGCGTGCCGGCAGGCGCGACGGCGTGGTCTGGACGTGGGAAGAGATCGTGCTCGAGCCCGGCGAGAACACGATCGAGGTCGTGGGCTACGGGATCGACGGTCGGTGTTTTCGGGATTCTTGTGTGTGGACGCTCGGAGCGTCGAGTCGCGCGGTCGCGCTGGAAGATTGA
- a CDS encoding SRPBCC family protein, producing MREMAASRERVFETWMRTLPEWWGPRGSRTIAWEIDPRPGGVFRTVLRAADGGEFRTRGVFLEVTSPERIVFTDAFDPGWEPHPCVFFTGVASFHAIGAERTRLEVRALHWSVEARDEHERMGFRACWGEMLDRLAARVVAAGSDDRRSMHGE from the coding sequence ATGCGGGAGATGGCCGCGTCGCGAGAGCGTGTATTCGAAACGTGGATGCGCACGTTGCCGGAATGGTGGGGACCGCGCGGGAGTCGGACCATCGCGTGGGAGATCGACCCGCGGCCGGGAGGTGTGTTCCGGACGGTGTTGCGCGCGGCGGACGGCGGGGAGTTTCGGACGCGCGGTGTGTTCTTGGAAGTGACGTCGCCGGAGCGGATCGTTTTCACCGACGCGTTCGACCCCGGTTGGGAGCCGCACCCGTGCGTGTTCTTCACGGGTGTGGCGAGTTTCCACGCGATCGGAGCGGAACGGACGCGGCTGGAGGTCCGCGCGTTGCACTGGTCGGTCGAAGCACGGGACGAGCACGAGCGCATGGGCTTCCGCGCATGCTGGGGCGAGATGCTGGACAGACTTGCGGCGCGCGTGGTCGCCGCGGGAAGCGACGACCGCCGGTCCATGCACGGGGAATGA
- a CDS encoding sigma-70 family RNA polymerase sigma factor, protein MNDETAIPPPPRGAGPARLVEHFFRHETGRLHGALVRLVGIHNLALAEDVAQEAMLRAMRAWSMGGIPANPSAWITRVAINLARDAMRHGRMATAKEPAIVTHQEVTRATPAVAWEHTHEIRDDALRLMFVCCHPAIAPDAQIVLALKILCGFSTGEIARAFFGSEAAIEKQLTRTKQRIADSGIAFELPPAVELEQRIDGVLATLYLLFNEGHTASSGDRLLRADLCAEAIRLAQQLVAHPVGDLPRAHALLALMLLTAARFPARVSEDGALLRLEEQNRALWNRTFIDRGLDHLARSAEGAALSEYHLQAGIAALHATARDAASTDWTSILRHYDALCELRPSPVVHLNRAVALAYVHGPRAALDALAALPQRDKLESSHLLPAVTAEMHLRLGDYDAAERFFRLALDRAKIEPERDHLTRSLERVTRVRIGTS, encoded by the coding sequence TTGAACGACGAAACCGCCATCCCGCCGCCACCGCGCGGTGCCGGCCCCGCCCGTCTCGTCGAGCATTTCTTCCGACACGAGACCGGACGGCTGCACGGTGCGCTCGTCCGACTGGTCGGGATCCACAACCTCGCGCTCGCCGAAGACGTCGCGCAGGAAGCGATGTTGCGCGCCATGCGCGCGTGGTCGATGGGCGGCATCCCAGCGAACCCGTCCGCCTGGATAACACGCGTCGCGATCAACCTCGCCCGCGACGCCATGCGCCACGGGCGAATGGCGACAGCGAAGGAACCCGCGATCGTCACGCATCAGGAGGTCACCCGTGCGACACCCGCAGTCGCGTGGGAACACACGCACGAGATCCGCGACGATGCGCTGCGCCTCATGTTCGTGTGTTGCCATCCCGCCATCGCACCCGACGCGCAAATCGTCCTCGCACTCAAGATTCTCTGCGGGTTCTCCACCGGCGAGATCGCCCGCGCCTTCTTTGGCAGCGAGGCCGCGATCGAGAAACAACTCACGCGCACGAAGCAACGCATCGCCGACTCCGGCATCGCCTTCGAACTACCTCCCGCCGTCGAACTCGAGCAACGCATCGACGGCGTCCTCGCCACCCTCTACCTGCTCTTCAACGAAGGCCACACCGCCTCGTCCGGCGATCGCCTCCTGCGCGCCGATCTCTGCGCCGAGGCGATTCGACTCGCGCAACAACTCGTCGCCCACCCCGTCGGCGACCTGCCGCGCGCGCACGCGTTGCTTGCGCTCATGCTCCTCACCGCCGCTCGTTTCCCAGCCCGCGTCTCCGAAGACGGAGCCTTGCTCCGACTCGAAGAGCAGAATCGCGCGCTCTGGAACAGAACTTTCATCGATCGCGGTCTGGATCACCTCGCGCGATCCGCCGAGGGAGCCGCGTTGAGCGAGTATCACCTCCAAGCCGGGATCGCGGCCCTGCACGCGACGGCGCGCGACGCCGCTTCGACCGATTGGACGTCCATCCTCCGCCACTACGACGCGTTGTGCGAGTTGCGGCCCTCCCCGGTGGTCCATCTCAACCGCGCCGTCGCGCTCGCTTACGTCCACGGTCCGCGCGCGGCACTCGATGCCCTCGCCGCGCTCCCGCAGCGCGACAAACTCGAGTCCAGCCACCTGCTTCCCGCCGTCACCGCCGAGATGCACCTCCGACTCGGCGACTACGACGCCGCCGAACGATTCTTCCGCCTAGCCCTCGATCGCGCCAAGATCGAACCGGAACGCGATCACCTCACGCGCTCGCTCGAACGCGTGACGCGAGTTCGGATCGGGACTTCCTGA
- a CDS encoding PepSY-associated TM helix domain-containing protein: MRKAFWRIHSFVGLLAAAGLMLIGITGSLLVFHEELDALLFPAQTRVEPLASGKLPLVERVAAVERQLPGHAVTGWAPNNADPRAAEGAYVMPFGTREWQWVTVDPYRGDVLTGPRHHDFTFKGWLLNLHYTFYLEDVGIAVTGLLGAALCFLGVSGIIIYRRFWKSLLRLRWRASARMLWGDVHRSVGVASVAFNLLLGFTGAFWNLSHVAEHLFDPHVDPDDEAIFHEKLFPASLPLDAMIADAATRIQGFETNYVSLPWAPGGAVTFWGRTHDAGWFRSPHGSQVAYTSDTGAFTSAYDLTAGPLWSQVRDAFVPLHFGSFGGLPVKILWALGGLAPAVLSVSGMLVWWKRRARVASPAGAIPVDRVETAGPILS; encoded by the coding sequence GTGCGCAAGGCGTTTTGGCGGATCCACTCGTTCGTCGGCCTCTTGGCCGCGGCGGGTTTGATGCTCATCGGGATCACGGGCAGTCTGCTCGTGTTTCACGAGGAACTCGATGCGCTGTTGTTTCCGGCGCAGACGCGGGTGGAGCCGCTCGCCTCGGGTAAACTGCCGCTCGTCGAGCGGGTGGCCGCAGTGGAGCGGCAGTTGCCGGGGCACGCCGTGACGGGTTGGGCACCGAACAACGCCGACCCGCGCGCGGCCGAAGGGGCGTACGTCATGCCGTTCGGCACACGCGAGTGGCAGTGGGTCACGGTAGATCCGTATCGGGGAGACGTCCTGACCGGTCCGCGTCACCACGACTTCACGTTCAAGGGTTGGCTGCTGAACCTGCACTACACCTTTTACCTCGAGGACGTGGGCATCGCCGTGACGGGACTGTTGGGCGCGGCGCTGTGTTTCCTCGGCGTGTCTGGGATCATCATCTACCGGCGGTTCTGGAAGAGCCTTCTTCGTCTGCGGTGGCGTGCGAGCGCGCGTATGCTGTGGGGCGACGTCCATCGCAGCGTGGGCGTGGCCTCGGTGGCGTTCAATCTCTTGCTCGGATTCACCGGTGCGTTCTGGAACCTTTCGCACGTGGCGGAGCATCTCTTCGATCCGCACGTGGATCCGGACGACGAAGCGATCTTTCACGAGAAGCTCTTTCCCGCGAGTCTGCCGCTGGATGCGATGATCGCGGACGCGGCGACGCGTATCCAAGGATTCGAGACGAACTACGTCTCCCTGCCGTGGGCACCGGGCGGCGCGGTCACGTTCTGGGGGCGGACGCACGACGCGGGATGGTTTCGCAGCCCGCACGGTTCGCAGGTGGCCTACACTTCGGACACGGGAGCGTTCACGAGCGCGTACGATCTCACGGCGGGTCCGCTGTGGTCGCAAGTCAGGGACGCATTCGTGCCGCTGCACTTCGGGAGTTTCGGCGGGTTGCCGGTGAAGATTCTCTGGGCGCTGGGAGGGCTCGCGCCGGCGGTGTTGTCGGTGAGCGGAATGCTGGTTTGGTGGAAGCGGCGTGCGCGTGTCGCCTCTCCGGCGGGAGCGATCCCGGTCGACCGCGTCGAGACTGCCGGCCCGATCCTTTCCTGA